GACTGGCTGCAAGCTCCTTCACCCCCGAGACTCATATTGATCACGTTGGCTCGCTGGGGAGGCACGGTACCAGACGAGTTGGGAAGTCCTGCGGCATACAGCATCCCGTTGATAATCGCCGTATCCGTTCCTTCTGTCGGCGAGAGCACCCGGATCGGCATAATCTTGGCGTTCCACGCTACGCCCGCCATGCCCACGGTATTGTTTCCGATCGCGGCGATCGTCCCGGCTACGTGCGTCCCATGAAAGCTGGAGAGCGCGGTGAGCGGTTCGATGGGGTCCGATGTGTTGCTCACGAAGTTGTACCCCGTATTGAGCACGTTTGCGTTCAAATCCGCGTGGCTCCGAATCCCGGTATCCAGCACGGCCACGATCACCGACGAATTTCCGGTGGTCAACTCCCACGCCGAGGGAAGATTGATCATACTCAGATCCCACTGTAACCCTACGCTGTACGCCGGGTCGTTAGGGATCAGGTGGGGTCGGCGTATCCCATTCGGTTCAGCGTACTTGACGGACGGCTCCATCTTCAGCGTCGCGATGGCATCGGCGGTCTGCTGGTGCGCCTCGTCCGTTGATAGTGAGGGGTTTCGGTACGCGCGGGTTCGTAAGACATAGGGGCCGTTGGGGTACATCTGCCCCGCGTTCGTCAGGTTCATGTCCTGAAACTTGTTCAGGATCGCTGAGAGGGCCTCGTGATCGTCAATGCCGTCGCTGAAACGCACGATGATCTCGCCCGGAACGAAATCCATCGAAGGCTGAGCAGGGGCCGCTGCCCGTGCTGAGGCCGGAACGATCACACTCGTAACCTGAAGCGTTCCGGCAATGGCCCCCACCGCGGGGGGCGATGAACTGTCACCCCCTCCGCCATTACAGCCCGCGACTCCGATCGCGGCGAGGACGGTGACGAGGGCGAAAAGGGAGACAGGACGCCGGAGCGAGATGCCTGACGAAGCGTTCAGCGAGAGTCGTGTCATGAGCGTGTCCCTCCTTGTCGTCGGTCAAAGGTGTTGATCGGGTGAGGCGCAGAGACGCCGCACCCACCCGATGAGGCGTTCGAGATCCCCAATTGCCTGAAGAACAGCCGGTCGTCCGCGGACTGTTGGCGAAAGACCGCTTGCAGCGCGGTCAGTGGCCGCTGCACGCCATTCGCGATCGTGAGATAAGGCTTGGGTCCTTGCGCCCCCGGCCACTCCATCACGCGTTCGCCACGCCCATTTGACACCTGAGCGTGGACGGAACACGGCACAAATGCCCCAAGAGGCCCTGCGCGGCGTTGATCCCCTCGGTCGGAGAGGAATTGCGGCTCCGGTTCCAAAAACCCATATCGGGTTTTCGGTACATCCCCACGTCGGTCCTCGCCGGACGGCGGCCGACGCCCGCTGCGCTCCGACCTTACTCATAATATTTTCCAATACGCGTATCCCCATTGACCCGGTATTTCCCGTCGAGTGTGTCTTGGTCTGTCTTATAGGGAATCCGCCAGGTGACCCCCAGTTCGCGTAAGACCTCGCGCACCCGCTGTACATCCCCTTCGTCGGCAGCATCATACGTGTAAACACAAATCACCCGCGCGTTGGGATCTTTCGCAGTTACCCTTGGCTTCGCGGTAGCGACCTTTGAGCGATCGCCGAGCCTCCCCGCTTCTGTCGCGGCTTTAATCACCGCCCAT
This sequence is a window from Nitrospirota bacterium. Protein-coding genes within it:
- a CDS encoding putative phosphothreonine lyase domain-containing protein → MERDAILLHEAQKHRQRDLAKPYADQPPSTVTEVHWLYAERATGHYPAATPRSGKWLIFVPVREIDRVWAVIKAATEAGRLGDRSKVATAKPRVTAKDPNARVICVYTYDAADEGDVQRVREVLRELGVTWRIPYKTDQDTLDGKYRVNGDTRIGKYYE